From one Oncorhynchus keta strain PuntledgeMale-10-30-2019 chromosome 30, Oket_V2, whole genome shotgun sequence genomic stretch:
- the casp3b gene encoding caspase-3b isoform X3, with protein sequence MSDLVDAKCITAQWPGSPSLPRFTIENQKVDARPPADMYTYKMNYPSLGQCVIINNKNFDRRTGMSSRKGTDVDAGYARKVFERLGYNVKVANDQTVQQIQQLLYTVSQDNHSQSASFVCVMLSHGGEGVFYGTDGNVELQKLTGLFRGDRCKTLVGKPKLFFIQACRGSDLDCGIETDSAAGGIETDSVAGNYPERIPVEADFLYAYSTAPGYYSWRNTDKGSWFIQALCEMLQRGVDQ encoded by the exons ATGTCTGATTTGGTGGATGCCAAATGCATAACTGCACAATG GCCAGGGAGTCCCTCACTGCCAAGGTTTACTATAGAGAATCAGAAAGTAGATGCTAGGCCTCCAGCTGACATGTACACATATAAAATGAACTACCCCAGCCTTGGACAATgtgtcatcatcaacaacaagaaCTTTGACAGGAGAACAG GAATGAGTTCTCGCAAGGGAACAGATGTGGATGCTGGCTATGCAAGGAAAGTGTTTGAACGTTTGGGGTACAACGTGAAAGTTGCCAATGACCAGACAGTGCAGCAGATCCAACAGCTGCTTTACACTG TGTCTCAAGACAACCACAGCCAGTCAGCCTCctttgtgtgtgtgatgctgagccatggaggagagggtgtgttctATGGCACAGATGGAAATGTGGAGCTCCAGAAGCTCACCGGACTCTTCAGGGGCGACCGCTGCAAAACGCTGGTGGGAAAGCCCAAACTCTTCTTCATCCAG GCGTGCCGTGGCTCTGATCTGGACTGtggaatagagacagacagtgctgctGGTGGAATAGAGACAGACAGCGTTGCTGGTAACTATCCAGAGAGGATTCCAGTGGAGGCAGACTTTCTCTATGCTTACTCTACAGCCCCAG GCTACTACTCCTGGAGGAACACCGACAAGGGCTCCTGGTTCATCCAGGCCCTCTGTGAGATGTTACAAAG AGGCGTAGACCAATGA
- the casp3b gene encoding caspase-3b isoform X1: MSDLVDAKCITAQWPGSPSLPRFTIENQKVDARPPADMYTYKMNYPSLGQCVIINNKNFDRRTGMSSRKGTDVDAGYARKVFERLGYNVKVANDQTVQQIQQLLYTVSQDNHSQSASFVCVMLSHGGEGVFYGTDGNVELQKLTGLFRGDRCKTLVGKPKLFFIQACRGSDLDCGIETDSAAGGIETDSVAGNYPERIPVEADFLYAYSTAPGYYSWRNTDKGSWFIQALCEMLQRYGKQLDIMQIMTRVNHKVAHDFEASANKQIPCIVSMLTKHLYFPQ; encoded by the exons ATGTCTGATTTGGTGGATGCCAAATGCATAACTGCACAATG GCCAGGGAGTCCCTCACTGCCAAGGTTTACTATAGAGAATCAGAAAGTAGATGCTAGGCCTCCAGCTGACATGTACACATATAAAATGAACTACCCCAGCCTTGGACAATgtgtcatcatcaacaacaagaaCTTTGACAGGAGAACAG GAATGAGTTCTCGCAAGGGAACAGATGTGGATGCTGGCTATGCAAGGAAAGTGTTTGAACGTTTGGGGTACAACGTGAAAGTTGCCAATGACCAGACAGTGCAGCAGATCCAACAGCTGCTTTACACTG TGTCTCAAGACAACCACAGCCAGTCAGCCTCctttgtgtgtgtgatgctgagccatggaggagagggtgtgttctATGGCACAGATGGAAATGTGGAGCTCCAGAAGCTCACCGGACTCTTCAGGGGCGACCGCTGCAAAACGCTGGTGGGAAAGCCCAAACTCTTCTTCATCCAG GCGTGCCGTGGCTCTGATCTGGACTGtggaatagagacagacagtgctgctGGTGGAATAGAGACAGACAGCGTTGCTGGTAACTATCCAGAGAGGATTCCAGTGGAGGCAGACTTTCTCTATGCTTACTCTACAGCCCCAG GCTACTACTCCTGGAGGAACACCGACAAGGGCTCCTGGTTCATCCAGGCCCTCTGTGAGATGTTACAAAGGTACGGCAAACAGCTGGACATTATGCAGATCATGACACGTGTTAACCACAAGGTGGCACATGACTTCGAGGCTTCCGCCAACAAGCAGATCCCTTGCATTGTGTCTATGTTGACCAAACATCTCTACTTTCCACAGTGA
- the casp3b gene encoding caspase-3b isoform X2, translating into MYTYKMNYPSLGQCVIINNKNFDRRTGMSSRKGTDVDAGYARKVFERLGYNVKVANDQTVQQIQQLLYTVSQDNHSQSASFVCVMLSHGGEGVFYGTDGNVELQKLTGLFRGDRCKTLVGKPKLFFIQACRGSDLDCGIETDSAAGGIETDSVAGNYPERIPVEADFLYAYSTAPGYYSWRNTDKGSWFIQALCEMLQRYGKQLDIMQIMTRVNHKVAHDFEASANKQIPCIVSMLTKHLYFPQ; encoded by the exons ATGTACACATATAAAATGAACTACCCCAGCCTTGGACAATgtgtcatcatcaacaacaagaaCTTTGACAGGAGAACAG GAATGAGTTCTCGCAAGGGAACAGATGTGGATGCTGGCTATGCAAGGAAAGTGTTTGAACGTTTGGGGTACAACGTGAAAGTTGCCAATGACCAGACAGTGCAGCAGATCCAACAGCTGCTTTACACTG TGTCTCAAGACAACCACAGCCAGTCAGCCTCctttgtgtgtgtgatgctgagccatggaggagagggtgtgttctATGGCACAGATGGAAATGTGGAGCTCCAGAAGCTCACCGGACTCTTCAGGGGCGACCGCTGCAAAACGCTGGTGGGAAAGCCCAAACTCTTCTTCATCCAG GCGTGCCGTGGCTCTGATCTGGACTGtggaatagagacagacagtgctgctGGTGGAATAGAGACAGACAGCGTTGCTGGTAACTATCCAGAGAGGATTCCAGTGGAGGCAGACTTTCTCTATGCTTACTCTACAGCCCCAG GCTACTACTCCTGGAGGAACACCGACAAGGGCTCCTGGTTCATCCAGGCCCTCTGTGAGATGTTACAAAGGTACGGCAAACAGCTGGACATTATGCAGATCATGACACGTGTTAACCACAAGGTGGCACATGACTTCGAGGCTTCCGCCAACAAGCAGATCCCTTGCATTGTGTCTATGTTGACCAAACATCTCTACTTTCCACAGTGA